A window of Rosa rugosa chromosome 7, drRosRugo1.1, whole genome shotgun sequence genomic DNA:
GGGTTTTTATGAAGCTTGAATATATGCGCATAAGGACTTTGTCTTTGAAAAGGAAAACTGAGAGCTAATGCCTTTACGGGGGCCTTGGCCCAAATCAGTTCTCCAGAAATAAAACTGGAATGGTGAAAAATCCTAAACAATGAGCATACAACTTTAAATTGACTTGGCTTAGATCTTTGACATGCATCTGAAACCATATTAACTTTACTCAAAAGTTTTCAGCTGATCTGATGATTTATTTACTTGGACTGCTTTCTTATTACTTACTGTGCAACTTTGCAGGCAGTTGACCTTGGGGGGATCCTGAAGCTCATGCTTCGGAAGATGGCTTTGCAGTTGAATAATCCACCATTTAATTTCATGATTCAGACTTCTCCTCTTCAGGACGGTGCTTCAGAGTTACCTCACTCCCATTGGTTCTTGCAAATAATACCCCAGTTAAGTGTTGCAGCTGGTTTTGAAATTGGAACTGGCTGTTACATAAATCCAGTCTTCCCAGAGGATGCAGCAAAAGTTTTGAGGGAAGTAAATGTTTTACCTTTGGAAGGAGATGACTAAAATAATTCGGTAGCATAGTACGtcttaaaaaactaaaaattagaaataaaaattgtgaaaatATTCCTACTTTGTATAAGAAAACCAATGTGCTCCTATTGTTATCATAAAATCTCCTATGAGTTTTGGTGCTTGAAACACTATTATCTCACCACTCCACATACATGAGTACCTGTTGTGTCCATTGATGTGGATGGATGTAATCTCTATATCTATTTCATTTTTTCATCTCAACTCCTTCCATCACTTGCTTGCATCTTGCCTATCTTTTGCATCTGCTTTACCCCACCATATCTGTTTACATCCCTTCGGCTGCGAATCTATAACAAAGTTATTAAGCATGTGTTGAAACCTTAGTGTGGTTCAAAGAGCTCTACTCATCTCCAATTTTTTAGGAGAAGATTAGTAGTTTTATTACAAATAAAATTTGGGAGCTGTTAGCCTTTACATTTCCATTTGTTCTTTAGGTGTGTGCCTAATTTTCACATTTCAGTCATTTGTTAGCTTAGTAGAGTGTGAGCTGTTGATGAGGAAGAGAGGTTTTTGTCATTTTGTTTCCCCCTGAAATTGGTGTGCAGAAAGAATCATTGTGATGAAACTAGGTTTATAGGgatgaatttgaaatttgaggaCTCATATTTCCTTCATGTTATTATCTATTGGAGTTCCCTATTCTTATGAATCCGATAGAAAAGTAGTTAAATTGAAAATAATTAAGTCATTTAATTCCTACGATTCTTATCTAATTTATTGGGactacattttttattttatttttgtacattttAAATGACAAAATAGTTTTGGATCTTTTAGAAGTTtcttgcatatgaatatatttaTATCGTTGAATTACATTGCATAATAGTTGGAAAAAGTAAATATCGACAAATTTTAAATTCAGAGTCTATTCTAGAACGACTTGAATATGTTAGAAATACATGTGTATACCTACCTATATATATAAGACCTGTTCTAGAGATGACCTTAttttaagaatttgagggtTTTCACTATTTTACACTAGTATGTGACCTAATTAAATGATCTCAACTGTTGATCCTTTAGATTCTTAGGCAAGAATTGTGTAtataaaaaatcaaccaaattcatTATCATTTGGTCATTTAAAATTGTGGAAACAAATGTGGTTCATTAGATAAAAGTAAAATGTATATTgggctaatcaaatggttaaacgtttttcgatttggttaattttttgtaggattcatatgtgtgtatgtaactaGATGATGAATGGTTTAGATTATTAAACTAcaagttaaaaataaaaacatcctcacttttcaagtttaaggaggtcctctctagatcctctctctctctctctctctctctctctctctctctctctctctctctctctctctatatatatatatatatataaggactTCCGTAAACTTGAAattatatttttaatataaattaCTCATTCTctagttatatatatacatatgaatcctacaaaaaaatAGCTATATCGAAaaacgtttaaccatttgattagtaTCATGTCCGTTATAAGAAAAATTCATGTAAGACAAAAGGTGCTTGAAATAAGCCAAAAGCAGAAGGAgtttaaaccctaaaccaaaagCTGATAAGTCTAGTTTGAAGATCAAAGGAAGGAAGAAGATTCTAAGATCAAAGGTGAAGGAAGCTTTGCCTTCTCCTCCCTCAACTCAAGTGAGaagtagggatggcaaaaatccccagtGGGGCGGAGCTCCgttggatacccgcccctaatggggggagaatttgGGGACAAAttgggatggggatccccaatccccgttatctaagattggggatggggcggggatgatattgtgatctccatccccaacccgccccaataatatatacatatattttatttatatatatatatatatatatatatatttataatataaattacaaatatatacatttactactttactttaatggctacacttttgctttaatggtgttttgacttttgcagtCACTGTCTCATTgaattataatttataaatttaattatgttttaattttatttgttgtagattttgatttttaaaaaaacaatatgagaaaaaaattattttatttattaaattcttattggggatttggggcgggtttggaggcttagtccccagtagggatggggacggggaatccccaatatatttttattagggATTGGGGCAGGAATGGGGGTGGAGAATGAACctcggggatggggatggtattgtgatcctcATCCCCAACCCGCCTCATTGCCATTCCTAGAGAAGAGGTAACAAAGGAAATGGTTGCTTCATTTcaagttttctttgttttaaatAGGTGTACTATAGAAGAGGTAACAAAGGAGATGATTTGGGCACGGGTATTGCAGCCATTGCTAGACCTTTTCTGCATGCACACTCGGCTATTAATATGGAGGCTGAGGCGTGTAGAGttggtcttcttcttggtaTACACCAAGGTTGGACGGAAGTAGAAATTGAAAGTGACTCTGCCCTTCTGATTGCCGCACTCAAGAATGAGGAGAAGAATTTCTCGGAGGTAAGTCGGGTTTTTGATGATTGTAAGGAGTACTTAACTGCTTTTCAATCTGTGGAAATTCGacatatttaccgtgaagcaaattGTGTTGCACATAGgcttgcacaccttgctagtttaTCTTTTATTGATGATGTGTGGTTAGATGggactcctgttattattcaggatgtactctacgaggattattgtaatAGTTCTATtgtagctcggggttcaggttttatgtcccccccccccccccccccgatgcaaaattttaatattagtttaataaatggaaccgggcgtggggctgagcctcccagctaggctgggttccaaacccctttcaaaaaaaaaaataggtgtACTATTTGTAGTTTCTCTGAATACGGCTTCTTAAACCCCTTTAAGGGTGGAACATTATTCTACTACCTGCTTATCAGATGAATTTTTTCGACCCaaaaaatgataataataataaaaccaaaaaaaataaaacagtttACCACTATGTCCCCCGTTGGGCCTTAGTTTTTATATGTTCAGCTTTGGGCCTTGTTCATTGAAATCTTAAAAGCAAATGTCTTGtagcaaaaaaataaatatctcCCCGGTGTGTACGAGTGTATCATTATCCGGCCGGTTGCATCTTTTATATCATTGATTGGTTTTCAATCAAGTAGAAGAGAAACAAAGTGCGGAAAGCAAATGGCAATGACCACCGTGGCTTCCAGTCCATTTTTGTTATCCAAATCCCGTCCTTGCTCTTGTACTAATTACAACAAGAGGGGATTCCCACTTAGAGTTGCAGCTGTTGCTTCAATCCCATTTCAACAACCCATCAACGTGGACTACCTGGAACAAGAGTTCAGTGGCCGTGGAGTGGTATTCAAAGGCATTGGTGACGATTGCGTTGCCAAGATGAGTCTTGATAATGGCAGCAAAGCCATCTTGATGCTGCCAAGTGGCCTAATCGCGTCCTACAAAGCCTCCATGTGGCATGGTGGCACTGTTGAGTTGCTCCAATCTTCAGTctcacaagaagaagaagaagaagccaataCCATCCGAGGAGGGGTGTCTGTGGCTTTGGAATGTCTCAGTCTCGGCCTCGGTCAAGAACAAGTTTCATGGTCTCCAAGTAATTGGGCTCTTCATGACATCACGGGAAATCCTCAGGACTCTATTCAGGTACTTATCTAGTTCCATCATTCATGACGTGTTTGATTTCTTTGAGAAAACACCACTTGATAATGCAATTAATGCAGGTCGAACTGATCAGCACTGATTCCCATGACATGGTTCAAGTCAAGTACATTGTGACTCTCCAAGACGACGTCCTAATCTCACAGCTTATGGTCTCTAATAACTCTGATTCTTCGTCACTCCAACTAAGTGGGTGTATTTTAAGCCATCTGACAGTAAGCTCACCAGACGCTACTTACGCTGTTGGTTTGGAAAGATCAGATTTCTTTGGCAGGTTACCCATTTTGACAGGTTCAGCTATAATTCCTCCAGATTGTGACCAGAAAAGTGAATCTCAATTCAGCCAACTATGGAAACAAATGACATCCAATGGTTGGGGTCCTAAGAATGGCCACCAAACAGAAactgaacaagaagaagaaatggaggAAGGGGAAGAAGATGACAATTATAAGAACTTAAGGGAGCAAATGTGTCGAATATACACCAGTGCGCCTCGAGACTTCACAATCATTGACAGGGTGGGTACTGTACTTTTACAAACTTAAGGAAGCAATTGTCTTGTGTTGGCACAATCacattcatttttcattttccttaTTGCCAAGGTGTCTGTCTTGCGGTTCACACTGTTTTTTTGCCATGGAATGGAACAGGGTAGACGAAACTCAGTGGTGGTTGGAAGAGATGGGTTTGAAGAGCTATACATGTTCAGCCCTGGCTCAAGTCATGAATACTACGGCGAATATGCTTATATCTGCATTGGCCAGTCGGCAGTGCTCAATCCAATAATCTTGGGGCCTAAGGAATCATGGACAGGTGGACAGCGCTTACACAATCCAAATCTCTAACTGTGGTTATGAGAACAAAAACTTTATAGTTATGAGATTGTCAATGAAAAGATGAAGTAGCTCTTGATTATATGGATGCAAAACTTGTTCCAGTGTTGCTATGTTGGCATGCAATGGTTGCTGAAAAATTACCAGAGAAGATTACTACTTCTAAATAAAGCAAATTCTGCAGTCAACCATTTCCAGGTTGCAGTAATATCTTTGCAGACGTCATAACCATGCATAAGATTTTCATGTAAAATTTGACAAGACACACAGTAAATGATAAACATCAACTCAATAACCTTGTTCTTTAACTGCTAAAAACAAACACATTCTTTTCAGCACATTCAGCATCCACATCTGATTCAGATGGTCAAATTCTAATGTTACAGAAACATTCACAGCTGCTTCCTACCATGTTTTCTTTTATCAATACACTAAGTTGGAACAAGATAATAACCTTCATGACCTTGACCTTGATCAGTAATCAAAGCTAACGGAACAACTACTGCAAGTAGTGCAAAAGAGAGACCACAGAACAATTTTACAGCAGCCTTGCGAAGGGGTTTTCTGATGCCAGAATCTtgaatttctgattttatttcaGGAACCACATCATGAAATGCTTGCAAATCAGCGTCTTTAGGACTACCATCTGTTGATGATACAGATTCAGGGCCACCTTGGAACTGCTCACTACCACCGTCATATAAGCTACCATTGCGGTCATAAGTCGCACCATGTGAATAACCATTTTGATTGTACCTGACATTTGGGCTGCAATCTTCGCTCAAGGATAAACTTCTAACTCTTCTAGTTTGTTTCTCAGAGAAGTCTGAGTTGACATTATATGGATCCTGAAGAGAATGAACAAGCCTCCTCGGAGTTTTGAAGATGATATTATCAACATCAACTGGAGTTCGTGACCTCTGAAGCACAACAGGAATATAGTTGTCAGAATCAATaccaaatcaataaacaaaaacatCAAAAGGTTCGCCAGTTTAGTTAAAATTAAAGCTTCAGTGGACAGCAGGAATAAATTGCAACACCATAATTCAATACTATCCCAAGATTTGCAGTCTTGGGATTTGAGACTCTGGAATTTAAGTGCATATAACTTGCCAAATACTTGGGCATAAGAAGGCTCCTTGGGCAATCCCTGTTCTGCTGTTGCAAGCCAGCAAGCAGATTATCACCACCATCTTGCTAGCATAATTTTCAGATCACCTACTCTATAAACTAGTTTGATACAACTAGTAGCCCCATCTCAATCAACCCATTGAATGAatctttaaaattaaaataaaatataaaatgaattaaaaatttAGAAAACACTAAATTCTACTGGAGCAACTTACCAGGGGACTGGTTGTGGCACTTCTTGATACTCCATTTCTAGGATTTCTTTGAAGGAAACCTGAAAATTCTTCTGTGCACTCTCCTTCGTTGTTCATGAACTGATTATTCCCAGAGTCTGAATGTGCATTAGAGTAGGATATTCCTGAGAACAAACCATCCTTGAGAGACACATCAACTCCTCCACGCTCATGACTCCAAAGTTTCCGGTTGACACTCCTACTATCATAATTTGAGTTGTGAGAAACCTGCCCCAGTGCAATAGGTGATTCAACCCATGATTCATATTCTATAAAGGAATCAAGGGTCTGTGACTCAGGTGACACTGATGCAGGGGACTGATCGCCAGCACTAGATAAATTTCGCCTCTTGCTATGGTCCTTCCTACTAAAGTTTGAGCCAGTGACTGAATGAGCCTTTTCAAGTTTTGGGCCTTTATCTGCAGCTATTCTCCTTGCAGTTTGCAGAGCTTCAAAGGCAGCCCCTCCTACATAAGCCATCTGATCTGACTGACTCTTGTCCATTTCTTCAATAACCAAGTCAAGCTCGGATAAAATGCTCCAAGGATCTAAGCATTTCATCAAGAAGTTCACCATTTGAATAGCTTCCAAGCGTTTCTGAGAATTCCCCTCTATTAAACCATTGTTCAATATCTGCAGTCCAGCATGTATCAACAACCTAGCATATGGTTCAACTATTATAGCATTACGCTTTGCAAGAGACATGACCAGACCCATATGTGCATTCGACTGAGTAGATTTCTCCTCCAAAGCCCCAGAAACATTCTGACAAACCTTGTTAACCATCTCATCTGAAGCAAAACGCCAATTATCAGAATCCACAAGAGCCTTTAAGCAAAGGGCAGCTCCAGAAGTCAAGCTGTCTTGAGAACCCAAGAGGGAATCCGCAAGAGGATTGCAAAGTGAATGAATGATATGCCTTTTCTTGTCTTCAGGGGTGGTAGGGTCAACCCCATATCTAGCAATGGCCGGAACCACCTTTGAGCATGCTTGTTGAAGAGGGAAAGACCCTGCACTCGAAGTTAGTGTCTTGATTATGGTTGCCATGATGCTGTTTATGAGAGGGACGATTTTGACACCATGAACACGAGCAAGAACTTCATAGAGAGAAATGGTGCATTCCCCATTCAAAGGACCAGAGTCTTTGGACTGGGAAACTTGGGCAAGAAACATAGGGATTGCCTTGGAGTCCAAATCTTTCACATAGGATTTCAGTGCTTTCATTGCTGATCTACGACTATCAGCATCTTTATGAAGATTCTCCAATTCTCTCTGTAGTACTGGGGCTAAATTTCTACCCATTATTGACCTAAGTTTCGATGATCAAGAGAATGAATGGGTTActgaatattttattttatgcccAATGAAATTATATAAACTAACCATTGCAGAAGAACATATCATCAGTATTCAAGATCCGGATTCAAGTTTTGCAAAAGCAGCAAAGCAAGAAACGCAAAATCCAAGTTTTGTCCTCAAATCTCAGAGACTGAGGACTAAAGTTGGTTTCTTTAGTCACACTATCTCATAGCAATCAAACTAATGACGAGTCTTTTGATGATGCAATAAACACAGAAAATGTCTAGGCCGGCGCAAATGGGTATCTCAGATTTGACATAAATCAGCGAAAGAAACGAAATTTAAGAAGAAGAGAGACAACTTACAGCGGTTCGACCTCTGGGGAGCTTCTAGTTGAATCAAATGTCAAggggagagaagagaagagacgaGAAGAGACGAGGATTTTGGGTTTATAGTAAGCGTGTATTTAGGGCTGTCTGTCTTAATGAATTTTCCGTCTCCGTCTTAATGCCTCTCTCTACCTTCAATTTCAAATCATTCCTCTAAATTCCACCGCTATCCCATTTTCATTGGACGATAATACCCCTCTTTCTACTTTTATCTATCAGCAAATTTCGAAATTTTGCTATCCCAAGATAGAGAGTCTTGAGGACTTTTCAATTAACGATTTGAGAGACTCACTTTTTGATTACATTACAGACACGGTAAATAAACacttagatgtttatgtatgcatgagtaaaTCAATTCTgaatttttggaagaaaaaaaaattgttaatcGTTAAGGCaccgaactagattaaattaatGGAAGAACAAAATCTGTtaaacatgaaccgttcatgttcatagcTAATAAgtcacgattatgaatgcctcaacgattttcaatttgtttgaaaatttgcataaatgatctacacataaatatctaaacatctaacggttgatttacagaaatgtgattgaaaagtgagtCTCACAAAAAAGTCATCAACTAGTGTCCTCATTAGAAAAGCTCCCTTCCAAGATAAATCGTGGCTATACATCAGGTGCTGTCTagaattaaccaaaaaaaaaaaattgtgttcttatTTTAATTCTCTTATTCTTGTAGCAATGAAAATAACATGTTCAGTGTTCTAAAAGttggccgcctaggcgctaggcggcAGCTGTCCGACTCGATTAATGTCAAATCAGGGGGGCTGGGCGGGCTAGAGTTAGGCGGCCTAGGCGAGCGACTAGGCGCCTGGGAGGGGTTAGGCGGTTAGGCATTAGGTGGGTTCAAGCTCCTTGGACCACTCCGATTCACAGCGGCGACGTGTTCAAGCTCCTTCAGATTTGGATGCTTGCCGAACCTGCACTTGAATGCCTTTTTCCTGACTTGACGACCCGAACACAAAAGCAGCCGCTGGTATATCAGAGACTCCATTCTCCACTAGATCAAAGGCGCTTACGATTACATTCTGTTCAAGTGGATTACATGTAcactagcaaaaaaaaaaaatcggagaACCTGAAATATTATATCCATAAACTCCGGCGTGAGAACCCGACTTGAAGATCTACGTCGCTTGGTGCTAGCTCGGATCCTCTGCACCGCTGCTCAAACCGGAGACTAAAAGAACGAGAGAGAGAAGTACAAAGTTGAGAAGCTGACTCCATGGGTTTGTGTTGAATAAAGCACCCATTTAGatcaaaaaaaatgaataaagaACCCATCAGGTCATGTGACTGACAGGCATTGGAATCGgggaataaaaatataaaatatattcttatagaagtaatttttttattattctaaTGGATAGATTATAATAAGTTTTTGTATATAAATGTCCATATATActcttatttatatttttatatgctataaaaataatttaaaattaaaaatggtAAAACCACCTAGGCGCTAGTCCTCtagccaccgcccgactagcgcctagcgatttttagaaccttggacATGTTTAAACTTAAAGCAAGATTTAAAATCTAATTTCACTAATGCATATTGTGTATTTCTATTCCTACAGAAGAGTCATTAAATGTAAACTTTAACCATGTTTCATTTTGTTAAAAAAAGTAAAGGCTATCCGCATAACAGTATCGACCTTCGCCTTATTCATAGGGCTTTCTCTAATACTATTCGGCAATCTGACTTTTCAAAGTTTTAGATCTCTAGATATCTATTATGCATGCAAAAAAGAGCCAAGTTGGAAGTCATTAAGGTACTTAACTTGGGCTATGCAtaataaattgaaaaattaaataACCGAACCAAACCAGCTAGATCAGTGCGAACTCTTATTTTGAAATGCAATTGTTTGGCTCGAAGCAAGTGTCCGCGGTTTTGTTATTAGTTTTTTACATAAAGTTCTTCAATTAAACTAAAGAACTAAGTAGTTCAATGCAACAAGTGCAACTGTTCAGACTGAAATAAGTGTCTCCGATTCGATATAAGTCTttcaattaaataaaagaaCCGTGATCCAGCAACTTCTTTTAACTATATGTCATATTTTGAACGAGTACATCTAGACATATTGTAATATTTTTTACCAGGAACCATTTCTACCTAAAGCCACCATTTCTCtgtttctcaaaaaaaagaaaaaaacccatATTTCTCTGTTCTCTATTCTCTATTCTCAGCCCTaagcccattttttttttttttaagttattcTTTGTAGATACCGACATGGAGATGAACCCAAATAAAATCTTTTTTGGGCTAATTTGGTCAATCCAAATAAaatcttattaattttttaattcatttgtCGGTTCATACTTTGGTGGATGAAtcaggacaaaaaaaaaaaaaacttggtcaATAGAAAGGTGTATTTCCCGCTCTTATAAttcatcaaaattcaaaagtttgaaacccaagaaaacaaaattaaaaaaaagtattctcaaaaacaaaataaaaatccaaACGTCACTAGCCACTTATCCAGTATCCATTCCAGATCGTTCCCCTCATTTAGGTATACAATGGTACATACAGATACGACAAGCATGGGCCATGAACATCCTACCCTGAAACAAAAGGGAaaacacattcaaatttcaattaaacaaaacaaaattcaactAATTTGCCAGGCATAAGTAACTCCTAGCAGTTTCAAAGTCCCTAAATCTGCCACTGCTCGGCTAATTTCATTGCAACAAACATATTTCAAGCAAACAATGATATTTTCATGGGTACCACATTCCGTACCCAAGCCTTATCAAGGGTCAAGGGCCATCAATTTCCTTGTGGATATTGTTCCTCTGTATCAAGGGCTAAAATAACTCTCAAGAACATATGCCAAAGCCTTTTCAGGGGTCTTTAGCTTATGTCAAGAGGCTAAGGGctcaagaaattagggattttcacTCTAGTTTAAGTAGCAATAACCTACCCAGAGAAAATTTGAGGCAAAATTTCAGAGTGCTGCACAAAATAGGAAAAGGGGAAGTGAACTTCCCGAGacagaagagaaaagaaatagatACATACATGTAAGAATTTGAGTAGATCACACTATTACAATCCTAACTCTATAGAGTGAAGTCATAACCTCCCATCTTACTTAGGAAAAGTAATACTTGGAAACCAGCATTAGATTCATATAACTAACTATTGACCTTGTGGTTGCAGTCTGCATGTTGGACAATACCACTTTCCCTTGAATCTCGTCTCTGGTGTGAGCCCAACACATGCGTAATGGAACCATTCGCCTCCTTGGCACTGTCAAGAAATAAAAGTGACATATAATAAACACATTATTTAGCAAATTGCATAAGACGGTAAGAGTGTCCTCCTTAAATTATACATTTGGTTTTTTAAAGCCGTGAGAAGCTCTAAGCTACATATTAATGCAACAAGCAAAAAACACCAATGTTCTTTCTCAGAATACTGGTCCTAATGATAAGAAGTGGCATGAGTACCACAAAGAAAAGGTTAACAACATTAAAATCCAAATGAGGACAGTTTATGCAACAAGCAAAAATACACCCGTCCTAAAGATAAGAAGTGGTCGCATAGTTCAATGATGTGGATTTACTTGAAATATACAACTCAGCGTAGGCCTATTAAGACTCAAATGTAATAAT
This region includes:
- the LOC133721476 gene encoding protein NDH-DEPENDENT CYCLIC ELECTRON FLOW 5, which codes for MAMTTVASSPFLLSKSRPCSCTNYNKRGFPLRVAAVASIPFQQPINVDYLEQEFSGRGVVFKGIGDDCVAKMSLDNGSKAILMLPSGLIASYKASMWHGGTVELLQSSVSQEEEEEANTIRGGVSVALECLSLGLGQEQVSWSPSNWALHDITGNPQDSIQVELISTDSHDMVQVKYIVTLQDDVLISQLMVSNNSDSSSLQLSGCILSHLTVSSPDATYAVGLERSDFFGRLPILTGSAIIPPDCDQKSESQFSQLWKQMTSNGWGPKNGHQTETEQEEEMEEGEEDDNYKNLREQMCRIYTSAPRDFTIIDRGRRNSVVVGRDGFEELYMFSPGSSHEYYGEYAYICIGQSAVLNPIILGPKESWTGGQRLHNPNL
- the LOC133721475 gene encoding protein SINE1, giving the protein MGRNLAPVLQRELENLHKDADSRRSAMKALKSYVKDLDSKAIPMFLAQVSQSKDSGPLNGECTISLYEVLARVHGVKIVPLINSIMATIIKTLTSSAGSFPLQQACSKVVPAIARYGVDPTTPEDKKRHIIHSLCNPLADSLLGSQDSLTSGAALCLKALVDSDNWRFASDEMVNKVCQNVSGALEEKSTQSNAHMGLVMSLAKRNAIIVEPYARLLIHAGLQILNNGLIEGNSQKRLEAIQMVNFLMKCLDPWSILSELDLVIEEMDKSQSDQMAYVGGAAFEALQTARRIAADKGPKLEKAHSVTGSNFSRKDHSKRRNLSSAGDQSPASVSPESQTLDSFIEYESWVESPIALGQVSHNSNYDSRSVNRKLWSHERGGVDVSLKDGLFSGISYSNAHSDSGNNQFMNNEGECTEEFSGFLQRNPRNGVSRSATTSPLRSRTPVDVDNIIFKTPRRLVHSLQDPYNVNSDFSEKQTRRVRSLSLSEDCSPNVRYNQNGYSHGATYDRNGSLYDGGSEQFQGGPESVSSTDGSPKDADLQAFHDVVPEIKSEIQDSGIRKPLRKAAVKLFCGLSFALLAVVVPLALITDQGQGHEGYYLVPT